One Thioclava electrotropha DNA segment encodes these proteins:
- the flaF gene encoding flagellar biosynthesis regulator FlaF, translating into MTLAKTAYSNPSQPMRTPRGLEFELFARITRRLKQVSSQGAPFAALAEAIFENRRLWTALAADVADPENGLPQDLRARIFFLHEFTQAHSRLVLSQDRSVDALIDVNTAIMRGLRQDGAKQ; encoded by the coding sequence ATGACTTTGGCCAAAACGGCCTATTCCAATCCCAGCCAGCCGATGCGCACGCCGCGAGGGCTCGAATTCGAACTCTTCGCCCGGATCACGCGCCGCCTCAAACAGGTCTCTTCGCAAGGTGCCCCTTTTGCCGCGCTGGCAGAAGCGATCTTCGAAAACCGCCGCCTCTGGACCGCGCTTGCGGCGGATGTCGCCGATCCAGAGAATGGCTTGCCGCAAGATCTTCGCGCCCGCATCTTTTTCCTGCACGAGTTCACGCAGGCGCATAGCCGCCTCGTGCTTTCGCAAGACCGGTCGGTCGATGCGCTGATCGACGTGAACACCGCCATCATGCGCGGGTTGCGACAAGACGGGGCAAAGCAATGA
- a CDS encoding flagellin has protein sequence MSSILTNTSAMVALQTLKGINSGLATTQSEISTGKAVGSAKDNAAVWAISKVMESDVKGFSGISDSLALGESTVAVARQAAETVTDLLTEMKGKIVAAQEQNVDQAKLQTDVDALREQIKSVVAAAQFNGLNLVDGSSAATVNVLSSLDRASDGSVAAKHIGVAAQDLSVGGYVGADVFTGTDGVTATTDDAFSFSRDANGGSDDDGTVVIVDTNLAAGDTINMTLGDYAVSYTVTAEDIASTTTADVVAVGLKSAIENSGANVTVDYNIANAGTIVITNGGADSLTITGQYENAGAGGLGLLSSINVDAGNGGDPALALTNIETLIQVATDAASAFGSAEGRIQTQADFISKLSDSLKAGIGTLVDADMEEASARLQALQTQQQLGIQALSIANQQPQNILSLFR, from the coding sequence ATGTCCAGCATTCTGACGAATACCAGCGCGATGGTTGCGCTGCAGACCCTCAAGGGGATCAATTCCGGCCTCGCCACCACGCAGTCCGAAATCTCAACCGGCAAAGCCGTCGGCTCGGCGAAGGACAACGCGGCGGTCTGGGCGATTTCGAAAGTCATGGAGTCCGATGTGAAAGGCTTCTCGGGGATTTCCGACAGCCTCGCCCTCGGCGAATCGACGGTCGCTGTGGCACGCCAAGCAGCGGAAACCGTGACCGACCTGCTCACCGAGATGAAAGGCAAGATCGTCGCCGCGCAGGAGCAGAACGTCGATCAGGCGAAGCTTCAGACCGACGTCGACGCGCTGCGCGAGCAGATCAAATCGGTGGTCGCGGCCGCTCAGTTCAACGGGCTCAACCTCGTCGACGGCTCTTCGGCCGCGACCGTGAACGTGCTCTCTTCGCTCGATCGTGCGTCCGACGGCTCGGTGGCCGCCAAGCATATCGGCGTTGCGGCGCAGGATCTGTCGGTTGGCGGTTACGTCGGTGCCGATGTCTTCACCGGCACCGATGGCGTCACCGCGACGACCGATGATGCCTTCTCTTTCTCGCGCGATGCGAACGGCGGCTCGGATGATGACGGCACCGTGGTGATCGTCGATACCAACCTCGCGGCGGGCGACACGATCAACATGACGCTCGGCGACTACGCGGTGTCCTACACCGTGACGGCGGAAGACATCGCCTCCACCACGACGGCGGATGTCGTGGCTGTCGGGTTGAAATCGGCGATCGAGAATTCCGGCGCCAATGTCACGGTTGACTACAATATCGCCAATGCCGGCACGATCGTGATCACCAATGGCGGCGCGGACTCGCTGACCATCACCGGCCAGTATGAAAACGCCGGTGCGGGCGGCCTCGGCCTGCTCAGCTCGATCAATGTCGACGCTGGCAATGGCGGGGATCCGGCGCTCGCGCTCACTAATATCGAGACGCTCATCCAGGTTGCGACCGATGCCGCTTCGGCCTTCGGTTCGGCCGAGGGTCGCATCCAGACTCAGGCCGATTTCATCTCGAAGCTGAGTGACTCGCTCAAGGCGGGGATCGGCACGCTCGTCGATGCGGATATGGAAGAGGCCTCGGCCCGCCTTCAGGCGCTGCAGACCCAGCAGCAGCTGGGGATCCAGGCGCTCTCCATCGCCAACCAGCAGCCGCAGAACATCCTTTCGCTGTTCCGCTAA
- the flgN gene encoding flagellar export chaperone FlgN, translating into MSDTNAAEELISLLRLEREAIRSADFSDLVGLSDRKERAMAALTILDGDTVERIRALARENQTLLASALAGVRAAQARLKTIVTAAKGFESYDKEGRPRPIRRGNGDFERRA; encoded by the coding sequence ATGTCTGATACGAATGCTGCGGAAGAGCTGATCTCGCTGCTGCGGCTCGAACGGGAAGCGATCCGTTCGGCGGATTTTTCCGACCTTGTCGGGCTGAGCGATCGAAAGGAGCGCGCGATGGCTGCGCTGACGATACTTGATGGCGACACGGTCGAGAGAATCCGTGCGCTTGCACGCGAGAATCAGACGCTATTGGCCTCGGCACTTGCGGGTGTTCGCGCGGCGCAGGCTCGTTTGAAAACGATTGTGACGGCGGCGAAAGGCTTCGAGTCCTATGACAAGGAAGGGCGACCGCGGCCCATCCGCCGCGGCAACGGAGATTTCGAGCGTCGTGCATAA
- a CDS encoding rod-binding protein: protein MVLTTSVCVEATIAAGTYRFFTPDWQSAENYLQLESSMHSPTVSPLPHAAGLSSHDAKLFEQAKALEAGFLSEMLKEVGMKAASGAFGGGIGEEQFTSFLRAEQSKAMVEAGGIGLAEIIFESLKNGGQDV, encoded by the coding sequence ATGGTCCTCACGACTTCTGTCTGTGTCGAGGCCACTATCGCCGCAGGAACTTACCGATTCTTTACGCCCGACTGGCAGAGTGCAGAAAATTATCTGCAACTGGAGAGTTCGATGCACAGTCCGACCGTATCACCGCTGCCGCACGCGGCTGGTCTCTCTTCGCATGATGCCAAGCTGTTTGAGCAAGCGAAGGCACTAGAGGCCGGGTTCCTGTCGGAAATGCTCAAAGAGGTGGGCATGAAAGCCGCAAGCGGTGCTTTCGGCGGTGGAATTGGCGAAGAGCAATTCACGTCCTTCCTGAGAGCCGAACAGTCCAAGGCCATGGTCGAGGCCGGGGGAATTGGCCTTGCGGAAATCATCTTCGAATCGCTCAAGAACGGAGGGCAGGATGTCTGA
- the fliK gene encoding flagellar hook-length control protein FliK encodes MPDRPVEIALSPEELGHVRMTLHASQNGMTVAIQADRAETLDLMRRHIDTLAREMHDMGYGALNFQFSQRDERPQQRPDMLNDLGAGPGVDPIETPIAPTPRATARLAPPQSELDLRM; translated from the coding sequence ATGCCCGATCGACCGGTGGAGATTGCGCTTTCACCGGAGGAACTGGGCCATGTGCGCATGACCCTCCATGCGAGCCAGAATGGCATGACGGTGGCGATACAGGCTGACCGTGCCGAGACGCTCGACCTCATGCGCCGACATATCGACACACTCGCGCGCGAGATGCACGACATGGGCTATGGCGCGCTCAATTTTCAGTTCAGCCAGCGCGACGAGCGTCCGCAGCAACGGCCCGACATGCTCAACGACTTGGGCGCAGGCCCGGGCGTAGACCCAATTGAGACGCCGATTGCCCCGACCCCACGCGCGACCGCGCGCCTCGCCCCCCCGCAAAGCGAGCTCGATCTGCGGATGTAG
- a CDS encoding flagellar hook capping FlgD N-terminal domain-containing protein has translation MTTTSPITSPSSPTSAVTAAQNGTGTKAPSALSSDFETFLTMLTVQMKNQDPLNPIESADFAVQLATFSGVEQQVKTNDLLTALSGQTGLGGLSELAGWVGMQARAEAPSYFDGATPVDLAPTARSGADAAVLLVTDSTGRQVAQKPISPALDSYAWDGTNDAGQVLGAGQYSFALQSYASGSLIGTDPVAAYTRVTEVQSGTDGALLTLEGGATIAAETVSALREG, from the coding sequence ATGACCACCACTTCCCCCATCACCTCGCCGTCCTCCCCGACGTCGGCCGTTACCGCCGCGCAGAACGGCACCGGCACCAAAGCGCCCTCGGCGCTGAGTTCGGATTTCGAGACCTTCCTGACGATGCTGACTGTTCAGATGAAGAATCAGGACCCGCTCAACCCGATCGAAAGCGCCGACTTCGCAGTTCAGCTCGCGACTTTTTCGGGCGTCGAGCAGCAGGTGAAGACCAATGACCTTTTGACGGCTCTCTCTGGCCAGACCGGGCTCGGCGGGCTGAGCGAACTGGCGGGCTGGGTCGGGATGCAGGCGCGCGCCGAGGCGCCGAGTTACTTCGACGGCGCGACCCCCGTGGATCTCGCGCCAACCGCGCGATCGGGGGCCGATGCCGCGGTTCTCCTGGTCACCGATTCCACCGGGCGTCAGGTCGCGCAGAAACCGATCTCGCCCGCACTCGACAGCTATGCCTGGGACGGCACGAACGACGCAGGTCAGGTACTGGGCGCGGGCCAATACAGCTTCGCGCTGCAAAGCTACGCCTCTGGAAGCTTGATCGGCACCGACCCGGTCGCGGCCTACACACGCGTGACCGAGGTGCAATCAGGCACGGACGGCGCGCTGCTGACGCTTGAAGGCGGCGCCACGATCGCCGCGGAGACGGTCAGTGCGTTGCGAGAGGGTTAA
- the ubiB gene encoding 2-polyprenylphenol 6-hydroxylase, whose product MRGPHNIWRLIRTGATFIRTGAMHQALEAMDAPPRLRAVAYAISAPFAWLGYKGDPDLPPVTRAITALGPAYIKFGQVLSTRPDVVGSELADQLRVLQDKLPPFETSVAKRMVEEELGAPADQLFMEFSEPVAAASIAQVHSARRADTGERVAVKVLRPGIERAFRRDLDAFHFAAAMIERISPASRRLRPSEVIKHFESVVMGELDLRLEAASASQFGANTEGDAGFVVPQPVWNLSAKRVMVLDWAEGLPMGDPDGLRGAGHDVSGIGERVLQLFLSHALRDGFFHADMHHGNLKVAGNGDILAYDFGIMGQIDEYTRRVYAEILMGFIQRDYKRVAEVHFEAGYVPADRDVDEFALALRAVGEPIFGMDATHISMARLLAYLFEVTERFGMQTQTQLILLQRTMVVVEGVARSLNPSINMWEVAKPVVEKYIRESLGPRAIANDLRKTVQVLGRFGPELPDLVKAAIRKQTEPTPPPVTVTRWRYAALISAGTALLLLGVVLGELL is encoded by the coding sequence ATGCGCGGACCCCATAATATCTGGCGCCTGATCCGGACGGGCGCGACCTTCATCCGCACGGGTGCGATGCATCAGGCGCTCGAAGCGATGGACGCGCCGCCGCGGCTGCGCGCCGTGGCCTATGCGATCAGCGCGCCCTTCGCGTGGCTCGGCTACAAGGGCGATCCGGACCTGCCGCCGGTGACGCGCGCGATCACCGCGCTGGGCCCGGCCTATATCAAGTTCGGTCAGGTCCTCTCGACACGGCCCGATGTGGTCGGCTCGGAGCTGGCCGATCAGCTGCGCGTGCTGCAGGACAAGCTGCCGCCATTCGAGACTTCCGTGGCCAAACGCATGGTCGAGGAAGAACTGGGCGCGCCCGCCGATCAGCTGTTCATGGAGTTTTCCGAGCCTGTCGCCGCCGCCTCGATCGCGCAGGTCCATTCCGCGCGCCGCGCCGATACGGGCGAGCGGGTCGCGGTGAAGGTGCTGCGTCCGGGGATCGAGCGCGCCTTCCGCCGCGATCTGGACGCCTTCCATTTCGCCGCCGCGATGATCGAACGGATTTCGCCCGCCTCGCGCCGCTTGCGCCCGAGCGAGGTGATCAAGCATTTCGAATCCGTCGTGATGGGCGAGCTGGACTTGCGTCTGGAAGCGGCCTCCGCCTCGCAATTCGGCGCGAATACTGAAGGCGATGCCGGTTTTGTGGTGCCGCAGCCGGTCTGGAACCTCTCGGCCAAGCGGGTGATGGTTCTCGACTGGGCCGAAGGGCTGCCGATGGGCGACCCGGATGGTCTGCGCGGCGCGGGCCATGATGTTTCGGGCATTGGCGAGCGCGTCTTGCAGCTGTTTCTCAGCCACGCGCTACGCGACGGTTTTTTCCATGCCGACATGCATCACGGCAATCTCAAAGTGGCCGGGAACGGCGATATCCTCGCATATGATTTCGGGATCATGGGGCAGATCGACGAATATACCCGCCGGGTCTATGCCGAGATTCTCATGGGCTTCATCCAGCGCGACTATAAACGCGTGGCCGAGGTGCATTTCGAGGCCGGGTACGTCCCCGCCGATCGCGATGTCGACGAGTTCGCTCTGGCGCTGCGCGCTGTCGGCGAGCCGATCTTCGGGATGGACGCGACGCATATCTCGATGGCGCGGTTGCTGGCCTATCTCTTCGAGGTGACCGAGCGGTTCGGGATGCAGACCCAGACGCAGCTGATCCTGCTGCAGCGCACGATGGTGGTTGTCGAAGGTGTCGCCCGCTCGCTGAACCCGTCGATCAATATGTGGGAAGTCGCCAAGCCGGTCGTGGAGAAATACATCCGCGAGAGCCTTGGCCCGCGCGCCATCGCGAATGACCTGCGCAAGACCGTGCAGGTGCTGGGCCGCTTCGGACCGGAACTCCCCGACCTCGTGAAGGCGGCGATCCGCAAACAGACCGAACCGACGCCGCCCCCCGTGACGGTAACACGCTGGCGCTACGCGGCGCTGATCTCTGCGGGGACGGCCCTGCTTTTGCTCGGCGTCGTGCTGGGCGAGTTGCTTTAA
- the ubiE gene encoding bifunctional demethylmenaquinone methyltransferase/2-methoxy-6-polyprenyl-1,4-benzoquinol methylase UbiE, with protein sequence MSAEQSKTTHFGFQTVDEDAKAGMVHGVFSRVASKYDIMNDLMSMGIHRVWKDAMMDWLAPRPGQKLLDVAGGTGDVSFRFLKRAGSGHATVCDMTESMLVEGRKRAEAESMADSLDWVVGDAMALPFADNSFDVYTISFGIRNVTRIPDALKEAYRVLKPGGRIMVLEFSQIPNEMMQKAYDLYSFNVIPKMGEIVANDRDSYQYLVESIRKFPTQETFAQMIREAGFENVSYRNLSMGIAALHSGWKL encoded by the coding sequence ATGAGCGCAGAGCAATCAAAGACCACGCATTTCGGTTTTCAGACCGTGGACGAAGATGCCAAGGCAGGCATGGTTCACGGCGTGTTTTCGCGAGTGGCATCGAAATACGACATCATGAACGACCTGATGAGCATGGGCATCCACCGCGTCTGGAAAGATGCGATGATGGATTGGCTCGCGCCGCGACCGGGTCAGAAGCTGCTCGACGTGGCGGGCGGCACGGGCGATGTGTCCTTCCGTTTCCTCAAGCGCGCAGGCTCGGGCCACGCGACGGTCTGCGACATGACCGAATCGATGCTGGTCGAGGGCCGCAAACGCGCCGAGGCCGAAAGCATGGCCGACAGTCTCGATTGGGTCGTGGGCGATGCGATGGCACTGCCCTTCGCGGATAATTCCTTCGACGTCTACACGATCTCTTTCGGCATCCGGAACGTGACGCGGATTCCTGATGCGCTCAAGGAAGCCTACCGGGTTCTCAAGCCCGGCGGGCGGATCATGGTGCTCGAATTCAGCCAGATCCCGAACGAGATGATGCAGAAGGCCTATGATCTCTATTCCTTCAACGTGATCCCGAAGATGGGCGAGATCGTCGCGAATGACCGCGACAGCTATCAGTATCTGGTGGAATCGATCCGCAAATTCCCGACGCAGGAGACATTCGCGCAGATGATCCGCGAGGCAGGGTTCGAGAATGTCTCCTACCGGAACCTCTCGATGGGGATCGCGGCGCTGCATTCGGGCTGGAAACTCTAA
- the mutM gene encoding bifunctional DNA-formamidopyrimidine glycosylase/DNA-(apurinic or apyrimidinic site) lyase has product MPELPEVETVRRGLVPAMEGHRIERAEVNRPDLRWPLPERMAERLQGARIDRLRRRSKYILADLDSGESLLIHLGMSGRMLVSGVTLGEFHLDHPAPAKHDHVVLHMSGGGRVTFNDARRFGAMDLVLTEREQAHWLLAGLGPEPFGNDFHEDYLVEALKRRATPIKSALLDQHVVAGLGNIYVCEVLHRAGIDPRRQAKRISNLRLASLVPIIREVLTEAISAGGSSLRDHRQADGELGYFQHSFHVYDREDTPCTTCATPIRRIVQSGRSTFFCPSCQK; this is encoded by the coding sequence ATGCCCGAATTGCCCGAGGTCGAGACGGTTCGTCGCGGGTTGGTCCCGGCCATGGAAGGCCATCGGATCGAACGCGCCGAAGTCAATCGGCCCGACCTGCGCTGGCCCCTGCCCGAGCGGATGGCGGAGCGGTTGCAAGGTGCCCGCATCGACCGTCTGCGGCGACGCTCGAAATACATCCTCGCCGATCTCGACAGCGGAGAAAGCCTGCTGATCCATCTGGGGATGTCCGGGCGGATGCTGGTGTCGGGCGTGACGCTTGGCGAATTTCACCTCGATCATCCGGCGCCTGCCAAGCACGATCACGTTGTTTTGCACATGTCCGGCGGCGGACGCGTGACCTTCAACGATGCGCGCCGGTTCGGAGCGATGGATCTGGTGCTGACCGAGCGCGAGCAGGCCCATTGGCTGCTGGCGGGGCTGGGCCCAGAGCCCTTCGGCAACGATTTCCACGAAGACTATCTGGTCGAGGCGCTCAAACGCCGCGCGACCCCGATCAAATCCGCGCTGCTCGATCAGCATGTCGTGGCGGGTCTGGGCAACATCTATGTCTGTGAAGTGCTGCATCGGGCAGGTATCGATCCGCGGCGTCAGGCGAAGCGGATCTCGAACCTGCGGCTCGCCTCGCTCGTGCCGATTATCCGCGAGGTGCTGACCGAGGCGATCTCGGCCGGCGGCTCGTCCCTGCGCGACCATCGTCAGGCGGATGGGGAGCTGGGATATTTCCAGCACAGCTTCCATGTCTACGACCGCGAAGACACGCCCTGCACCACCTGCGCCACCCCGATCCGGCGGATCGTTCAGTCGGGACGTTCGACCTTTTTCTGCCCGTCTTGCCAGAAATGA
- a CDS encoding enoyl-CoA hydratase yields MAYQTLIVEIEDYVALIRLNRPDALNALNSQLLGELAEALKSAEENDKVRCIVITGSEKAFAAGADIKEMSEKSFVDMFTSDFFGKEADAINRIRKPIIAAVAGYALGGGCELAMMCDFIICAENAKFGQPEINLGVIAGIGGTQRLTRFVGKSKAMDMHLTGRFMDAGEAERSGLVSRVVPNAKLIPETMAAAQKIAEKSMLATRAAKEAVNRSYETTMNEGILFERRLFHGLFATDDQKEGMAAFLEKREPQFRDK; encoded by the coding sequence ATGGCCTACCAGACCCTGATCGTCGAGATCGAGGATTACGTTGCCCTGATCCGGCTCAACCGCCCCGACGCACTGAACGCCCTGAACTCCCAATTGCTGGGGGAACTGGCCGAGGCGCTGAAATCGGCGGAAGAGAATGACAAGGTGCGTTGCATCGTCATCACCGGTTCGGAAAAGGCCTTCGCGGCTGGCGCAGACATCAAGGAAATGTCGGAAAAGAGCTTCGTGGACATGTTCACGAGCGACTTCTTCGGCAAGGAAGCGGATGCCATCAATCGCATCCGCAAACCGATCATCGCTGCAGTGGCGGGCTACGCGCTCGGCGGCGGTTGCGAACTGGCGATGATGTGCGACTTCATCATCTGCGCGGAGAACGCCAAGTTCGGCCAGCCCGAGATCAATCTCGGCGTGATCGCCGGGATCGGCGGCACCCAGCGCCTGACGCGCTTCGTGGGCAAGTCCAAGGCGATGGACATGCACCTCACGGGCCGCTTCATGGATGCGGGCGAGGCGGAACGGTCAGGGCTTGTCAGCCGGGTCGTTCCGAACGCCAAGCTGATCCCCGAGACGATGGCCGCGGCGCAGAAGATCGCCGAGAAGTCGATGCTCGCGACCCGCGCGGCGAAGGAAGCGGTCAACCGCTCCTACGAGACGACGATGAACGAGGGCATCCTGTTCGAGCGTCGCCTGTTCCACGGGCTGTTTGCGACCGACGACCAGAAGGAGGGCATGGCCGCCTTCCTCGAAAAGCGCGAGCCGCAATTCCGCGACAAGTGA
- the rpsT gene encoding 30S ribosomal protein S20 — MANTPQSKKRARQNERRQDVNKARRSRIRTFIRKVEEAITSGDYEAATNALRAAQPELARGVTKGVLHKNTASRKVSRLASRVKALKA, encoded by the coding sequence ATGGCTAACACGCCCCAGTCCAAGAAACGCGCCCGTCAGAACGAGCGCCGCCAAGACGTCAACAAAGCACGTCGTTCGCGCATCCGTACCTTCATCCGCAAAGTCGAAGAAGCCATCACTTCGGGCGACTACGAAGCGGCAACCAACGCCCTGCGCGCGGCTCAGCCCGAACTGGCTCGCGGCGTCACCAAAGGCGTTCTGCACAAGAACACCGCATCGCGCAAAGTCTCGCGCCTCGCTTCGCGCGTGAAGGCCCTCAAAGCCTGA
- the dnaA gene encoding chromosomal replication initiator protein DnaA, with translation MTDDTWGQVCNELQKAVGQNNYTTWIAPLELIDLEDGIASFQAPTKFMCDWVSRNFAEPILSELRRAGVSAERVNISVPSRRPMNGSANGATRPTVPAPAPAAPVAKPRKTPRPDEPLPGAPLDSRFTFDSFVVGKPNELAHAAAKRVAEGGPVTFNPLFLYGGVGLGKTHLMHAIAHDLQHQRPDLRVLYLSAEQFMYRFVQALREKQIMDFKEMFRSIDVLMVDDVQFIAGKDSTQEEFFHTFNALVDQGKQIVISADRAPGEIKDLEERIKSRLSCGLVVDLHPTDYELRLGILQTKTEAYKSEYPDLKIAPGVLEFVAHRITSNVRILEGALTRLFAYGSLIGREITMDLAQECLKDQLRQSERKVTVEEIQRKVAEHYNVRLSDLVGPKRLRAIARPRQVAMFLAKSLTTRSLPDIGRRFGGRDHTTIMHGIRKIEELRGTDSQLAEDIELLRRLLES, from the coding sequence ATGACGGACGACACTTGGGGGCAGGTCTGCAATGAGCTTCAAAAAGCTGTTGGGCAAAACAACTACACGACCTGGATCGCTCCGCTCGAGCTGATCGACCTCGAGGACGGTATCGCCTCGTTTCAAGCACCGACGAAATTCATGTGCGACTGGGTCTCGCGCAACTTCGCGGAACCGATCCTGAGCGAATTGCGCCGGGCGGGTGTCTCCGCCGAGCGCGTCAACATCTCGGTCCCGTCGCGCCGCCCCATGAACGGCTCTGCGAATGGCGCCACGCGCCCGACCGTTCCGGCCCCTGCCCCGGCCGCCCCTGTCGCCAAGCCGCGCAAGACCCCGCGCCCCGACGAGCCGCTTCCCGGCGCGCCGCTCGATTCCCGCTTCACCTTCGACAGCTTCGTCGTCGGCAAACCGAACGAGCTGGCCCATGCCGCCGCCAAGCGCGTCGCCGAAGGCGGCCCCGTCACTTTCAACCCGCTGTTCCTCTATGGTGGCGTTGGCCTTGGTAAGACGCACCTCATGCACGCCATCGCGCATGACCTGCAGCATCAGCGCCCCGATCTGCGCGTGCTCTACCTCTCGGCCGAGCAGTTCATGTATCGCTTCGTGCAGGCGCTACGCGAAAAGCAGATCATGGACTTCAAAGAGATGTTCCGCTCGATCGACGTTCTCATGGTCGATGACGTGCAGTTCATCGCCGGCAAGGATTCCACGCAGGAAGAGTTCTTCCACACGTTCAACGCGCTGGTCGATCAGGGCAAACAGATCGTCATCTCGGCGGATCGTGCGCCCGGTGAGATCAAGGACCTCGAAGAGCGCATCAAGTCGCGCCTGTCCTGCGGCCTCGTCGTCGACCTGCACCCGACCGATTACGAACTGCGCCTTGGCATTCTGCAGACCAAGACCGAAGCCTATAAGAGCGAGTATCCCGATCTGAAGATCGCCCCCGGCGTTCTGGAATTCGTGGCGCACCGGATCACGTCGAACGTGCGCATCCTCGAAGGCGCGCTGACCCGTCTGTTTGCCTATGGCTCGCTGATCGGGCGCGAAATCACGATGGATCTGGCGCAGGAATGCCTCAAAGACCAGCTGCGCCAATCCGAGCGTAAGGTCACCGTCGAGGAAATCCAGCGCAAGGTGGCGGAACATTACAACGTCCGCCTCTCGGATCTCGTGGGCCCCAAGCGCCTGCGTGCCATTGCACGGCCGCGTCAGGTTGCGATGTTCCTCGCGAAATCGCTGACCACCCGTTCGCTGCCCGATATCGGGCGCCGCTTCGGTGGGCGCGATCACACCACGATCATGCATGGCATCCGCAAGATCGAAGAGCTGCGCGGCACGGATTCGCAGCTCGCCGAAGATATCGAGTTGCTCCGCCGCCTCCTTGAAAGCTGA